DNA sequence from the Perca fluviatilis chromosome 4, GENO_Pfluv_1.0, whole genome shotgun sequence genome:
GCTGAACTGCAACTCGTCCAACATGGCTGGCCAGGAAGATCCAGTGCAAAGAGAGATTCACCAAGATTGGGCGAATCGAGAGTATATAGAAGTTATAACGAGCAGCATAAAAAAAATCGCCGATTTTCTCAACTCCTTTGGTAAGCTTTTAACGAACAATTTTACAGATACGAGCACTAATATTGATGCTTTCAATGGCCACTCCCAGTTAGCAATTAGCTTTATCGTTAGCTGTGAGCTTGTTATTGTTTTCTCGTGGAAGTACCGTGGCAGTTTGGGTTCGAGTCACCTTAACGTTACATTTTGTTTCGCTTGTTAACTCATGTTGGCAAGTGGCAAACCATTAGCTAAATTAAAAGACTCACGTTAACGTAACTGGATTCAAGTGTTGAGACGGCTAATGGCTGTTAGGCCA
Encoded proteins:
- the brk1 gene encoding probable protein BRICK1; the protein is MAGQEDPVQREIHQDWANREYIEVITSSIKKIADFLNSFDMSCRSRLATLNEKLTALERRIEYIEARVTKGETLT